The Elaeis guineensis isolate ETL-2024a chromosome 13, EG11, whole genome shotgun sequence genome includes a region encoding these proteins:
- the LOC105056300 gene encoding uncharacterized protein → MATLAPGVLLKLLDGMNTGTPKPIGEHRNALLQVTDIVPADLDEKDLWPKHGFYIKVSDSSHSIYVSLPFDQDELVLSNKMQLGQFIYVDRLEPSSPVPVIMGAKPLPGRHPLLGTPEPIVRVKGNGEKSANHHRRGSWGPEQNPAGSVSSPKVVKPTTLDFEEKTPVKDRAWSTQISPLVSRRTGKEGSSGVTPRSSVIGTPLSKMADLKEAGSLVRKSCAISKFSRSKNLCERDPKIPKSPFPSEKNATTYTTRLRSAAKVEDSSSTSDEQEDTSVISNQLYSHSGSSATSKQTSGNCMSLPGKLSMLGKEAVQHREAAQKVALQALREASATETIVRILKMFSDLSSAARQEAPAACFNEFLSFHQEIVQAVTDLETIQAATSMTTTSEKESTIEKASEKDDQGILQEIVLNSVDQHRQTNMNPSKRRAAVVSKSVSFAPETNEVKNVSLGKHPRSSVYQKASSDRKGVDTVANNEKEAPTSSLGSSIKLAKKIQNEAALWFMEFLEAALESGLKKAKGSMGGDARKSGCCPQSLILRVINWVEVEQSDSRKRPVHPRVAQIARKLRIKAKNP, encoded by the exons ATGGCGACACTGGCGCCGGGAGTTCTATTGAAGCTCCTTGATGGCATGAACACTGGAACCCCAAAACCAATCGGAGAGCACCGGAATGCTCTCTTGCAGGTCACTGACATTGTCCCAGCAGACCTCGATGAGAAGGATCTCTGGCCGAAGCATGGATTCTACATCAAAGTATCCGATTCCTCCCACTCGATCTATGTCAGCCTACCATTCGATCAAGATGAACTTGTCCTCAGCAACAAGATGCAGCTCGGCCAGTTCATCTATGTTGATAGATTAGAGCCAAGTTCACCAGTTCCAGTCATCATGGGGGCGAAGCCACTCCCTGGAAGACACCCTTTGTTGGGCACCCCTGAACCCATCGTCCGAGTCAAAGGGAATGGAGAGAAATCAGCAAACCACCACCGAAGAGGCTCATGGGGCCCGGAGCAGAACCCAGCCGGCAGTGTTTCCTCACCCAAAGTTGTTAAGCCGACCACACTGGATTTCGAAGAGAAAACACCTGTTAAGGACCGAGCATGGAGTACTCAAATTTCGCCGTTAGTAAGCAGGAGAACTGGGAAGGAAGGGAGTTCTGGGGTGACCCCAAGATCATCAGTAATTGGAACTCCTTTATCCAAGATGGCAGACTTAAAGGAAGCAGGCTCTTTGGTAAGGAAAAGCTGTGCAATTTCCAAGTTCTCTAGGAGCAAGAACCTGTGCGAACGAGACCCTAAAATCCCAAAGAGTCCCTTCCCCAGT GAGAAGAATGCAACAACTTATACTACTAGATTGAGAAGTGCTGCTAAAGTTGAAGACTCTTCATCAACATCTGATGAGCAAGAAGACACTTCAGTGATATCGAACCAGTTATACTCGCACTCTGGAAGCAGTGCCACTTCCAAGCAAACCTCAGGAAATTGCATGTCATTACCTGGAAAACTCAGCATGCTAGGAAAG GAAGCTGTACAGCATAGAGAAGCAGCTCAGAAGGTAGCTCTTCAAGCACTGCGAGAAGCTTCTGCTACCGAAACTATAGTTCGgatcctcaa GATGTTCTCAGACTTGAGCAGTGCTGCAAGGCAAGAAGCTCCAGCAGCTTGCTTCAATGAGTTCCTAAGCTTTCATCAAGAGATTGTGCAGGCAGTTACTGACTTGGAGACAATTCAAGCAGCTACTTCAATGACCACAACAAGTGAGAAGGAGTCAACAATAGAAAAAGCAAGTGAGAAGGATGATCAAGGCATCCTGCAAGAGATAGTACTGAACTCAGTTGACCAACATAGGCAGACAAATATGAATCCATCCAAGAGAAGAGCTGCAGTAGTATCTAAATCAGTTTCGTTCGCCCCTGAAACGAATGAGGTAAAAAATGTAAGCCTTGGTAAGCACCCGAGATCCAGCGTCTACCAAAAGGCTTCTTCAGATAGGAAAGGAGTGGATACTGTGGCTAATAATGAGAAAGAAGCACCGACTTCTAGCTTGGGTAGCTCGATAAAATTGGCAAAGAAGATACAAAATGAAGCTGCGCTTTGGTTTATGGAATTCCTTGAAGCTGCATTGGAATCGGGTCTGAAGAAAGCAAAAGGTTCCATGGGTGGTGATGCACGGAAATCAGGTTGCTGCCCACAGTCATTGATACTGAGGGTAATCAACTGGGTAGAGGTGGAGCAGAGTGATAGCAGAAAGAGGCCTGTTCATCCTAGAGTAGCTCAGATAGCAAGAAAACTAAGGATAAAAGCAAAGAATCCTTAA
- the LOC105056299 gene encoding transcription factor bHLH162 — MKSSNGGSAAKMERKMVEKNRRMHMKRLCFKLSSLIPREHISSSKDVLTQQDYLDQAASYIKSLQGRIENLKHRRELQTSTNGINKDISNEMPIGMRLPVIEVRHQESNLEVVLISGLNRSFTFHEVISILEEEGAEVVNANFSVVGDKIFHTIHSQAVSSRIGLEASRVSERLAELVQ; from the exons TGGAGAGAAAGATGGTGGAGAAGAACAGGAGAATGCACATGAAGAGACTCTGCTTCAAGCTCTCTTCTCTCATCCCAAGAGAACACATCAGCTCCTCAAAG GATGTTTTGACACAACAAGATTACTTGGACCAAGCTGCATCTTATATTAAAAGCCTTCAAGGAAGGATTGAAAACTTGAAGCATAGGAGGGAATTGCAAACTAGTACCAATGGAATCAACAAGGATATTAGCAATGAGATGCCAATAGGCATGAGACTTCCTGTGATTGAAGTAAGACACCAAGAATCAAACTTGGAGGTCGTTTTGATAAGTGGTCTTAACAGGAGCTTCACATTCCATGAGGTGATCAGCATCCTTGAGGAAGAAGGTGCAGAAGTTGTCAATGCCAACTTCTCTGTTGTTGGTGACAAGATCTTTCACACAATTCACTCTCAG GCTGTTAGCTCTAGAATCGGCTTGGAGGCTTCAAGGGTATCTGAGAGACTAGCGGAGTTGGTTCAATGA